CGAAGTCGCCGAATCTGCGCAGCGAGTTGCTTGCGCACCGCCGCGTCGCTCAGGCCCAGCAGCGACGCAATCTGTTGCGAGCTCTGGCCTTCGCGGTAATACAACAGCAGCGTCTCGCGACTTTCTTCCGGTAGCGCGGAGTGATGTCGAATGCGGCGATCTCTTCCCCGGCCTGCAACAGATGGTCGGTGGGCGAGGGTGCCGGATCGGCGGCCATGGCGATCGCCAGCTCGGCGGCTTCGCCGCTGAGCGCGCGGTGGCGGTTGGCGCGCAACCAGTTTCGCGCCAGATTGCGGGTGATCTGGCGTAGCCACGGCAGGAAGCTGGCGGGCTGATGCAGCTGCGCCAGACGCTGCCAGGCGCGCAGGAAGGCTTCCTGCGCGATGTCTTCGCTGGCGGCGATATCGCGCGTGATGGCCAGTGCGCTGGCGGCGACCGTGTTCTGGCAGGCCATCACGATCCGTCCGTATGCCTGCTGACAGCCGGATGCGGCGTGACAGGTCGATGCGATAACCCGGAGCAGGCTCTGCGCCTCGACAGCCATGGCGAGGCGACGGTTCGAGGCCTGGCGCCTTTGCCGTGCAACCGCGTTCCAGGCGAGCCGTTTCGGTACAACGGCTGTGGATAGCCTCCCTGGCCTGGCTCAGCGCGCCGGCTGGATCCGCACGCGCACCGCGTCGTCTTCTGCCGGCGGCGTTGCATCCGGCGAGGGCTGCGATGCAGCGGGTGCCGCTGGCATGGGCGCACTGCGATGACGCATCACCACCACCATGGCCACCGCGCCGATTACCAGCAACAGGACCAGGCGGATCCGCCAGGCCCAGCTGCGCGCGCTGGCACTGGAGCCGTTCTCGCCGTCGCGGAAGGTGTACTCCACGTTCGGCAGGTCGCGGCGGGTGGTGTCGAGCAGGCGCGCGTCGCGCAGCAGATCGCGCGCACGCGGCTGGTCGTTGGCATGCACGATCCACACGGTGGGCTGTGCCTGCGCGCTGCTTTGCTCCAGATAGCTGAACTGGCCGCCGCGCTTGCTCTGATAGGAGCGGCCATTGCTGATGCGGATCTCGATCCCTGCATCGCGCAGCAGATTGGCCACGCCCTCGGCGGTTTCGATACGTTGACTGCTGAAGATCTTGCGCATGGTGGAAAACGCCGTTAGGTCCGGAACAGATGGCGCCGTTGAGGCGCCGGTTCAAGATGAAATATCGGGATGCGGTTGCTGCAGTCCGGTGGCCACATCGCACGGCACGGGAGCATGCCAGTTTGCGGCCTCTGCAGCGTGCGAGGGAATGTGCTGCGGCGCGTTCAACCAGGGGCCGCAGTGCACTGGGGCGATCGACCGGCGCACCATGGCCACGCCGTTGCGCTCTATTCCTTGGCCGGCACCGCGCTCGCGCTGCCGTCGGGTACCACACGGATCAAGCCTTCCTGGGTGGTGCTGGCGACCAATACGCCGTCGCGGGTGAAGAACTGCCCGCGCGCCAGTCCGCGTGAGCCTTGCGCGGTGGGGCTGTCCAGCGAGTACAGCAGCCAGTCGTCGGTGCGGAACGGGCGATGGAACCACAGCGCGTGATCCAGCGAGGCCATCTGCACGTTCGGCGTGTAATAACTGATGCCGTGCGGAAACGTCGAGGTGCCCAGTAACTGGAAGTCCGAGGCATAGGCCAGCAGTGCCTGGTGCAGGCCGACGTCATGGCCGATGGGGTCGGTCAGGCGCAGCCACATCTGCTGGAATGGTGGCCGCTTGGGCGGCTTGAGTTCGTCGCGCGGAAACACATGACGGAACTCGAACGGCCCGCCGCGCGAGAGCCAGCGTTGCACCTTGGCCGGCAGGCTCGCCAACACCTCCGGTGCCAGTGGGGCGGCCGGTTCGATGTCTTCCGGCGGCGGCACCACCGGCATTGCCGATTGATGTTCGGCGCCGTCTTCGCGCTCCTGGAACGAGGCCGCGCAGAAGAAGATCACCTTGCCGTGCTGGATCGCAGTGACGCGCCGTACCGAGAAACTGCCGCCATCACGGGTGCGATCGACGTCGTAGACGATGGGGTGATCGATATTGCCGGCACGCAGGAAATAGGCATGCAGCGAATGCGCCTGGCGGCCGTTTTCGACCGTGGCCTGCGCCGCCGACAGCGCCTGACCCAATACCTGGCCGCCGAACACGTACTTGGTGCCGATATCGCGGCTCTGGCCGCGGAACAGGTTGTCTTCCAGGCGCTCCAGCGACAGCAGGCTGATCAGTTCGGAGACCACGGGTTCGGCATTGGCGGACAAGAGGCTGGCCTGGGCGTGCGGAGGATGGCGATTATACCGGGCCGCCCGAGGGGCACCGTGCCGCGGCCGGCTCAGGCCTTCTGCAGGCGTGCCACCAGGCCCTGCAGTGCAGCCTGGGCGTCGGGCGCGTACCAGCCATCGACAAAGCGCTCCAGCTGGATCAGTTCCGGGGCCAGGGCCGCGCGCAGGTCTGCGCGTGCCACCGCACGCGTGGCCAGCATCGGTTGACGCGGCAGCTGCTGCAGTTCGTGCAGCCAGGCCACTGCGCGCGCGGTGACCAGCTCGCCATCGACCAACTCATCCACCAGGCTGATCTGCACCGCCTGTTCGGCTGGCAATAGCTGCCCGGCGATCAGCAGGCGCTCGGCGCGGTGCGCGCCGACCACGCGGCGCAACAGCCGCTGGATGCCTTCCGGTGCGGCCAGGCCGACCTGCACTTCGTTCAAGCCGATCGTGTACGGCTTGGCGGTATCGGCGCTGCGTGCCATCACGCGGTAATCGCAGCAAAGCGCCAGCACGCAGCCGCCGGCCGGCGCATGCCCGCCGATCGCCGCGACCACCGGAATCCGGCTGTTGGCAAGCGCCTGCGCAGCCTCGAAGAATGCGGTCCAGCTGGCCAGCAACGCAGCGCGGTCGGTACCGTGCGTCAGCAGCTGCGGCACATCCATGCCACCGGAGAAGATCCGCTCGCTGCCCGACAGCACAATGCCGTCGGCGGCGTCGCCGGCCTGTTGCACCGCTGCGCTCAGGGCCTGGCACAGGGCACTGTCCAGCGCGTTGACCGGCGGGCGCGCCAGACGGATTTCGCGAACTCGGCCATGGTCTAAGATCTGGATGCTCATTCGGGGCTCCTGGAGGTCGGGTCATGATAGACGGCAGTCGAAGCAGGTGGCAGCTGCGTGCGCGCGTGCTGCTCGGTGCGGTGGTAATGGTGGGCAGTGCAGGCGTCGCCGCGCAGTGTCTGCCGGAGTTCAACCGGGGCTGGATCCGCATTCCGCCGCCCGGTGGCATGGGGATGGCGGCCGGCTTCGGGCAGTTCCACAACGGCTGCGCGCAGCCGCTGAAGGTCGCCGCGGTCAGCAGCAGTGCGTTTGCCGATGTGTCCCTGCACGAAACCACGCAAAGCAATGGCGTCAGCCGCATGCGCGCGGTGCCCGAGCTGGCGTTGCCGGCCGGTGGGGCGGTGCCATTGGCGCCGGGTGGCCTGCACCTGATGCTGATGGAGGCCCGCGCGCCATTGCAGGAAGGCGCACAGGTGCCGGTGACGTTCACCTTGCAGGATGGTCGCCAGATCAAGGCTACGCTTCAGGCCCGCACGCGCGTACCGGGATCGTAAGGTCGCAGCGTCGGCGCTGCGTGCCGTCCGCGTGCAGTGGGTGATCGCGGTGTCTGCGCGCTTGGCCAGCACTGCAATGGACGGGCGACCCAAGACGATGCGGCTGGGCATGGCGCGACGTGCATTGCCGATGGCAACGCCACTGAAGGCATAAAAAACGGCGGCTCCCGGGAGAGCCGCCGTCGTTGTCACGATCCAGCAGGTTGGCCGCGCCGCGTTCGCTCAGCTGCTGGCAATCCGTACCGCGTCCGGGAGCGCAGCGCTCTTGCCGGTCTGCGTATCGATCCACACCACCACCACGTTGCCGTCCGAATACAGCTTGCTGTGGTCCTTCTGGTCGAAGATGCGGTGGCCGATGGTCACGCTGCTGGTGCCCAGGCGTTCGACGAACAGCTCCACGGTGATGTCGTTTGGCCAGATCAGCGGTTGCTTGTAGTTGACGTTGGTGGCGGCCACCACCGGGGCGATGCGGTCGGTCATCGCCACGCCTTGCACGCCCAGCATCCAGCGCACGCGCGCCTCTTCCAGGTAGGAAATGTACTTGGCGTTGTTGACGTGGCCCATGCTGTCCATGTCGCGCCAGCGCACACTGATCGGGATGCGTGCCAGAACCTTGTGTTCGCTCATCAGCTTGCCTTCTTCTTCGCAGTCTTCTTGGTGGCGGATTTGGCGGCCTTGGCCACCTTCTCCGGTTTGACCTTGCGCGGCGGGCGCGCGTCGGGCTTGTTGGCCGTCGCGGCAGGGCGCGTCTCGCGCGCCTTCACCGACGGCAGCATCTTGGCCAGGAACTGCCCGGTGTAGGACGTCGGTTCGGCGGCCACCTCTTCCGGGGTGCCGCACACCAGGATGGTGCCGCCACGGTGACCACCTTCCGGGCCCAGGTCCACGATCCAGTCGGCGGTCTTGATCACATCCAGATTGTGTTCGATCACCACCACCGTGTTGCCCTCGTCGCGCAGCTTGTGCAGCACGCCGAGCAAGGCTTCGATATCGTGGAAATGCAGGCCGGTGGTCGGCTCGTCCAGGATGTACAGGGTGCGCCCGGTATCGCGACGCGACAGTTCCTTGGACAGCTTGACGCGCTGCGCTTCACCGCCGGAGAGCGTGGTCGCGCTCTGGCCCAGCTTGATGTAGCTCAGGCCCACATCGACCAGCGTTTCCAGCTTGCGCGCGATCGACGGCACCGGCTCGAACAGGCGCAGCGCATCTTCCACAGTCATCTGCAGCACGTCGCTGATGTTGAACCCCTTGTAGCGGATCTCCAGCGTTTCGCGGTTATAGCGCTTGCCATGGCAGACATCGCAAGGCACGTAGACGTCGGGCAGGAAATGCATCTCCACCTTGATCATGCCGTCGCCCTGGCAGGCCTCGCAGCGGCCGCCACGCACGTTGAAGCTGAAACGCCCGGGCGAGTACCCGCGCGCGCGCGCTTCGGGCACCTGTGCGAACAGCTCGCGTAGCGGCGTGAACATGCCGGTGTAGGTGGCCGGGTTGGAGCGAGGCGTGCGGCCGATCGGCGACTGATCGATATCCACCACCTTGTCGAACAGATCCAGATTTTCGACGTCGCGATGCGCTGCCACCGTGTGCGAGGCGCCGTTGATCTCGTTGGCCGCCAGCGTGAACAAGGTATCGTTGATCAATGTCGACTTGCCCGAACCAGACACGCCGGTGATGCAGGTCAGCAGCCCGGCCGGAATATCCAGGTCGACGTTCTTGAGGTTGTTGCCGGTCGCCCCGCGCAGATGCAGCATCATCTTCGGGTTGGGCTTGTGGCGCTGCTTGGGAATCTCGATACGGCGCTTGCCCGACAGGTATTGGCCGGTCAACGAGCGTGGCGATTTCAGGATGTCGTCCAGTGCGCCTTGCGCGCAGATTTCGCCGCCATGCACGCCGGCACCGGGGCCGATGTCCAGCACGTGGTCGGCCAGCCGGATCGCATCTTCGTCGTGCTCGACCACGATCACGGTGTTACCCAGGTCGCGCAGCCGCGTCAGCGTGCCGAGCAGGCGCTCGTTGTCGCGCTGGTGCAGGCCGATCGACGGCTCGTCCAGCACGTACATCACCCCGACCAGGCCGGCGCCGATCTGGCTGGCCAGGCGAATGCGCTGCGCCTCACCGCCGGACAAGGTGTCGGCCTTGCGTTCCAGGGTGAGATAATCCAGACCCACGTCGACCAGGAAGCCCAGCCGCTCGCCGATCTCCTTGACGATCTTGGCCGCAATCTCGCCGCGCCAGCCCGGCAGCGACAAGCCGCGGAAAAAGCGCAGCGCTTCATTGACCGGCAGTACCACCAGTTCCGGCAGTGGGCGATCGGCCACGAACACATTGCGTGCGGCACGATTCAGGCGCGTGCCGTTGCAGGCCGGGCAGGGTTGCTGGCTGACGTACTTGGTCAGCTCCTCGCGCACGGCCGGCGATTCGGTTTCGCGGTAGCGGCGTTCCAGGTTCGGCAGGATGCCTTCGAAGCGGTGCTTGCGCGTGGTGCGCCCGCCCGCATCGGTGAAGTAGGTGAAGCTGATGACTTCATCGCCGCTGCCGAACAGCACTGCCTGGCGCACCTTGGCCGGCAAGCTGTTCCATACCGCATCCACATCGAACTTGTAGTGCTTGGCCAACGAGGCGATCAGCTGGAAGTAGTAGGCATTGCGCCGGTCCCAGCCGCGCACTGCGCCGGCCGACAACGACAGCTCCGGATGCACCACCACCCGGTCCGGGTCGAAGAATTCGGCAACGCCCAGGCCATCGCAACTCGGGCAGGCGCCCACCGGTGCGTTGAACGAAAACAGCCGCGGTTCCAGCTCCGGCAGCGAGTAATCGCACACCGGGCAGCTGTACTTGGACGAGAACAGATGTGGGGCTGCGGCCGGGTCGTCCAGCGACTGCACCGCCACCATGCCTTCGCCCAGCTTGAGCGCGGTTTCGAAACTTTCCGCCAGCCGCTGCTTGATGTCTTCGCGCGGACGGAAGCGGTCGATCACCGCTTCGATGGTGTGCTTCTGGCGCAGTGCCAGCGGCGGCACCGCATCGATTTCATACAGCTCGCCGTCCACGCGCACGCGCACGAAGCCCTGCGCACGCAGTTGTTCGAACACCTGCGCATGCTCGCCCTTGCGGTCGCGGATCACCGGGGCCAGCAGCATGTAGCGCTGCTCCTGGTCCTGGGTGAGCATGTGGTCGACCATCTGGCTGACGGTCTGCGCCTCCAGCGGGAAGCCATGGTCCGGGCAACGCGGCTGGCCCACGCGTGCATAGAGCAGGCGCAGGTAGTCGTAGATCTCGGTGATCGTGCCCACGGTGGAGCGCGGGTTGTGCGAGGTGGATTTCTGTTCGATCGAGATGGCCGGGGACAGGCCTTCGATATGGTCCAGGTCCGGCTTTTCCATCACGCTGAGGAACTGGCGCGCATACGCCGACAGCGACTCGACGTAGCGGCGCTGGCCTTCCGCATAAATGGTGTCGAACGCCAGCGACGACTTGCCCGAGCCGGACAGGCCGGTGATCACGATCAGTTTGTCGCGAGGCAGGTCGAGGTCGATGTTCTTGAGGTTGTGCGTCCGCGCGCCGCGGATGCGGATGAAATCCATCGCCATGGGGGATCCGATGTCGGGCCGGCGAACCGGCGGTGGTGCGAGCGTGCTCAGCAGGAATGAGTGGCAGTCGATCAGCCTACCCGCCGACCTAGGTGAGGGCAATTGCCCCAAATGCCAGTCTGCAGCGGCTGTTGTGGCGGCCGGATGATGCGTTCCACGGCCCGATTCGGGCATGCCCAGACCCGGTGACGTGCGGGTTGACCCGAATCCCGCCGAGCCAGTAAAATCCCGCTCCTGTCTGCCCCATGGGCAAGTCAGGCGACCATAATAACTACAGAGGAACACCTGGTCATGTACGCAGTTCTGGTAACCGGCGGTAAGCAATACCGCGTCGCGCAGGGCGAAACGCTCCGCGTGGAAAAGCTCGAAGTCGAAGCAGGCAACGAGATCAAGTTCGACACCATCCTGATGCTGGGCGATAGCGATGGCATCAAGCTGGGCGATGTGCTGAAGGGCGCCTCGGTCACCGCCAAGGTTGTGGCCCATGGCCGCGCCGACAAGGTGCGCATCATCAAGTTCCGTCGCCGCAAGCACCACATGAAGCGTCAGGGACACCGTCAGCACTACACCGAAATCGAGATCACCGGCATTGCCGGTGGCGACAAGAAGTAAGGAGAACCAGTCATGGCACATAAAAAGGGCGTAGGTTCCTCGCGCAACGGTCGCGATTCCAACCCGAAGTACCTGGGCGTGAAGATCTTCGGTGGCCAGGCCATCGATGCCGGCAACATCATCGTGCGTCAGCGCGGCACCCAGTTCCATCCGGGCGCCGGCGTCGGCCTGGGTCGCGACCACACGCTGTTCGCGCTGGTCGACGGCAAGGTGGAGTTCTCCACCAAGGGCCCGAAGAAGCGTCGTACCGTCAGCGTGGTTGCCGAGGCGTAATCGCCCGCTCCATGCAGGCCAGTTCGCATGCGCTGCAAGGCCATGCGGACGAGACGGAAAGCCCCGCTTTTGCGGGGTTTTGCGTTTGAGAGCCGGGATTCGGTATGCGGGATTGGGGATTCGCAACGGCGGATTTCAATAGGTTCCGACATCGTCGCTTCCTGCTGTCTCCGAGGCCGCCAAACGGTGTCCTGCGGTGGTGTTGCCAATCCCAAATTACGAATCCCAAATCTCATGAAGTTAGTCGACGAAGCGGAAATCCTGGTCACCGCCGGTAATGGCGGCAATGGCTGTGTCGGCTTTCGCCGCGAGAAGTTCATTCCACTGGGTGGGCCCGATGGCGGCGATGGCGGGGCTGGTGGCAGCGTGTGGATCGTGGCCGACGAGAACGTGAACACCCTGGTCGACTTCCGCCATGAGCGCACCTTCAAGGCGCAGCGCGGCGAGAACGGCATGGGTCGCCAGGCCTATGGCAAGGGTGGCGAGGATCGCGTCATCGTGGTGCCGGTCGGCACCGTGGTGATCAATGTGCAGACCGACGAAGTGATCGGCGACCTGATCCAGCACGGCGATCGCTTGCTGGTGGCCAAGGGCGGCAAGGGCGGTCTGGGCAATATGCATTTCAAGAGCTCGGTCAACCGCGCGCCGCGCCAGTCCACCACCGGCGAAGAGGGCGAGGAGCGGCTGCTCAAGCTGGAGCTCAAGCTGCTTGCGGACGTGGGCCTGCTGGGCTTTCCGAACGCCGGCAAAAGCACCTTGATTCGCGCAGTGTCGTCGGCCACGCCGAAGGTGGCCGATTACCCTTTCACCACGCTGTATCCCAATCTGGGCGTGGTCAGCGTCGAGGCCTACCGCAGCTTCGTGATTGCCGACGTGCCGGGCCTGATTGAGGGCGCCGCCGATGGCGCCGGGCTGGGCACGCAGTTCCTGCGCCATCTGCAGCGCACCCGCCTGCTGCTGCATCTGGTGGATATGGCTCCGATGGATGGTGGCGTGGACGGTGTGTCGCCGGCCGACCAGGTGCGCACCCTCGAGCGCGAGCTTGAACGGCATGATCCGGAGTTGCTGAAGAAGCCGCGCTGGCTGGTGCTCAACAAGGCCGACCTGATGTTCGAGGACGAGGCGCGTGCCGCTGCCGAGGCCATTGTGGCCGAGCTGGGCTGGACGGCGCCCTGGTACCTGGTCTCGGCGCTGGGGCGCGATGGCACCTTCCCGATCATGAAGGACGTGATGGCGTTCTTCGATCGCCAACGCGAGGGCGAGCTCGAGGCACGCAATGCAGGCTGAGTGCACACACGCGCACACAAAAAACCCGGCCAAGGCCGGGTTTTTCTGTATTGCCGGAAGCCAGGCTCCCGGCAATGTGCCAACTGATCGCTTACGCGGCCTTGATGGCCTTGATGCGTGCGGTCAGACGGCTCTTGTGACGCGCAGCCTTGTTCTTGTGAATCAGGCCGCGGGCGCTGAAACGGTCGAGGATGGGCTGAGCGACGGCAAAAGCGGCTTCGGCGCCTGCAGCATCGTTTGCGTCAAGGGCCTTGATCACCTTCTTGACGGCGGTGCGCAGCATCGAGCGCTGGCCGGTGTTGCGCTCATTGCGCACAACGGTCTGCTTGGCGCGCTTCTTGGCGGACTTGATATTGGCCACGGTGGTGGGTTCCTGAAAAATCGGTATGGTGGAAAAAGCAAGCGCGAAAGTATGATGGACCCAATTATGTACGTCAAGTCAGTTGTCAAGAGGGATGCAGAGTGAGCAAGCCCGGCATGTTGAGAGGCCTGCTCTCGTTCAGCAGTATGACCATGGTGTCGCGGGTGCTGGGCCTGGTACGCGACCTGGCGATTTCCACCACCTTCGGCGCCAATGCGGTGACCGACGCATTCTGGGTGGCGTTCCGGATCCCCAATTTCCTGCGTCGGCTGTTCGCCGAAGGCTCGTTCGCCACCGCCTTCGTGCCAGTGTTCACCGAGGTCAAGGAAACCCGGCCGCATGCCGATTTGCGTGAGTTGATGGCGCGTGTGTCCGGCACTCTGGGTGGCATGCTGCTGCTGATCACTGCGCTGGGGCTGATCTTTGCGCCGCAACTGGCGGCGGTGTTTTCCGATGGCGCGGCCACCGATCCGGTGAAGTACGGGCTGCTGGTCGACCTGCTGCGGCTGACCTTCCCGTTCCTGCTGTTCGTTTCGCTCACCGCATTGGCCGGTGGCGCGCTCAACAGTTTTCACCGGTTCGCAGTTCCGGCGCTGACGCCGGTGATCCTCAATCTGTGCATGATCGGCGGCGCGCTGTGGCTGGCACCGCGGCTGGATGTACCGATCCTGGCGCTGGGCTGGGCCGTCCTGGTGGCCGGCGTGTTGCAGTTGCTGTTCCAGCTGCCGGCGCTGAAGGGCATCGACCTGCTCACCCTGCCGCGCTGGGGCTGGAACCATCCGGATGTGCGCAAGGTGCTGACCTTGATGGTGCCTACGCTGTTCGGCTCGTCGATCGCCCAGATCAACCTGATGCTGGATACGGTGATCGCTGCGCGGCTGGCCGATGGGTCGCAGTCGTGGTTGTCGCTGGCCGACCGGTTCCTGGAACTGCCGCTGGGTGTCTTTGGCGTGGCGCTGGGCACGGTGATCCTGCCGGCGCTGGCGCGCCATCACGTCAAGACCGACCGCAATGCGTTTTCCGGGGCGCTGGACTGGGGCTTTCGCACCACGCTGCTGATCGCGATGCCGGCCATGCTGGGCTTGCTGCTGCTGGCCGAGCCGCTGCTGGCGACGCTGTTCCAACACGGTCGCTTCACTGCCTTCGATACCCGGATGACCGCGATGTCGGTGTATGGGCTGAGCTTCGGGCTGCCGGCCTACGCCATGCTCAAGGTGGTGCTGCCGGCCTTCTACGCGCGCCAGGACACCCGCACCCCGGTGCGCGCCGGCGTGGCGGCGCTGGTGGCCAATATGGTGTTCAACTTTGCGTTCCTGGCAGTGCTGTACCAGCTCATGGTGCCGCCCGAACTCAAGGCGCAGGGCGTGACGCAGGCGCTGGGCAAGCAGCCGGGGCTGCATCTGGCGCTGGGTATCGCCAGCGCGCTGTCGAGTTATCTCAACCTGGGGCTGCTGTGGTACTGGCTGGGCAAGGCCGGCGTGTATCAGCGCCGGCCGGGCTGGGGAGGCTATGCGACGCGTCTGCTGCTGGCGTGTGCGGCGATGGTGGCGGTGCTGTTGGGCCTGCTGTGGTGGCTGCCGTCGTTCACCGGAATGGACAAGTGGCAGCGGATCGGCTGGCTGGCGGTGCTGGTCGGCAGTGGCGGGCTGACCTATGTGGTGGCCCAGCTGGCGCTGGGCTTGCGGCCGCGGGATCTGCGCGAGAGCTGAGCATGGAGGTGGGGCTCTGCGGCGGTTGCGGGCGTGCATTGCCGGGGGCTGGAATCGGTCAGGGCAAGCCGGCATGCGGTATGTGCCGCGGCGCATGCCGACCGTGACGGCGGGCGGTTGGTTGCCGGCCGCGGCCTATCCGGGCGTGCGTGCCCGAGGCTGGCGGGGCGTCGTGCCGGTGAGCGCTTGCGTGATCGATGCGGGCCATGCGGGTTGACAGGCACGGCTATACTTACAAGTTATGCATCAGCGAGGGTCGGCCGCGGGCCGGCATGTGTTTGGATCGAGGAATGAGCAGGCTGTTTAGAGACGTCGAGGGCGGGACGCTGTTCCCGCACGGAAGCGTGGTCTGCATCGGCGCTTTCGATGGCCTGCACCTGGGGCATCGGGCATTGGTGCAGCACGCGGTTGACCGCGCGCGCGCGCTCGGCGTGCCGGCAGTGGCGTTGAGCTTCGAGCCATTGCCGCGCGAGTTCTTCGCCACGGCCGCACCACCGCCGCGGCTGACCCTGGCACGCGCCAAGATCGAAGGGCTGCTCGGCTTCGGCGCCGACAGCGTGGGCCTGATCCGTTTCGATGGCCGCCTGTCGGCGATGAGTGCCGGGGACTTCGTGCGCCTGGCGCTGGTTGGCCGGCTCTGCGCCCGTGAGGTATGGATCGGCCCGGAGTTCCGTTTCGGCCATCGCCGTGGCGGCGACATCGCGTTGCTGCGCACCCTGGGCGAACAGCACGGATTTGCAGCCGGGGAGATTGCGCCGGTGCATCTGCATGGCGAGCGCATTTCCGCCACACGCATCCGTGAGTTGTTGGTGGCGGGCGAGTTTGCGCATGCCGCCGATCTGCTCGGCCGCCCGTACGCCATCGGAGGACGGGTGGTGCGCGGCAAGCAGCTGGGGCGCACCCTGGGGTACCCCACCGCGAACCTGCGGTTTTCGCGCACGCCGGCGCTGTCGGGCATCTATGCAACCTGGGTGCATGGCGTGGCCGCACAGCCATGGCCATCGGTGTCCAGCTTCGGTACACGGCCGACCGTGGCTGGCGTGGAGCCGCTGCTGGAGGCGCACCTGTTCGGTTTTCAGGGCGACCTGTACGGCCGGCATCTGGAGGTCGAATTCGTCGCCAAGCTGCGCGACGAGGAAAAGTTCGATGGCCTTCAGGCGCTGACCGCGCAGATGCATCGCGATGCCGAGCAGGCGCGCGCGGTGCTTCAGGGCAGTCCGTCGCGAATGCTGGTGGGCACCGGACGTAGTGGCGGCCTGCGGCAGGCTCACGATGTGTCCGTGGAGACCGAAAGCAGTCGCGCGCAAGGTGCTGCGGCTCCCGGTGCAGACAACATCCATGCGAGTCCTTCGCAACAGCCCGCACATCCCTGTGCGGACTTAGTAAAAAATCCAGCGCAACGGTAGATTCCTGTGACCCAAGACTACAAAGCCACTCTTCATCTGCCTGCGA
The window above is part of the Xanthomonas cassavae CFBP 4642 genome. Proteins encoded here:
- the obgE gene encoding GTPase ObgE, which gives rise to MKLVDEAEILVTAGNGGNGCVGFRREKFIPLGGPDGGDGGAGGSVWIVADENVNTLVDFRHERTFKAQRGENGMGRQAYGKGGEDRVIVVPVGTVVINVQTDEVIGDLIQHGDRLLVAKGGKGGLGNMHFKSSVNRAPRQSTTGEEGEERLLKLELKLLADVGLLGFPNAGKSTLIRAVSSATPKVADYPFTTLYPNLGVVSVEAYRSFVIADVPGLIEGAADGAGLGTQFLRHLQRTRLLLHLVDMAPMDGGVDGVSPADQVRTLERELERHDPELLKKPRWLVLNKADLMFEDEARAAAEAIVAELGWTAPWYLVSALGRDGTFPIMKDVMAFFDRQREGELEARNAG
- the rpsT gene encoding 30S ribosomal protein S20, which gives rise to MANIKSAKKRAKQTVVRNERNTGQRSMLRTAVKKVIKALDANDAAGAEAAFAVAQPILDRFSARGLIHKNKAARHKSRLTARIKAIKAA
- a CDS encoding enoyl-CoA hydratase/isomerase family protein → MSIQILDHGRVREIRLARPPVNALDSALCQALSAAVQQAGDAADGIVLSGSERIFSGGMDVPQLLTHGTDRAALLASWTAFFEAAQALANSRIPVVAAIGGHAPAGGCVLALCCDYRVMARSADTAKPYTIGLNEVQVGLAAPEGIQRLLRRVVGAHRAERLLIAGQLLPAEQAVQISLVDELVDGELVTARAVAWLHELQQLPRQPMLATRAVARADLRAALAPELIQLERFVDGWYAPDAQAALQGLVARLQKA
- the rplU gene encoding 50S ribosomal protein L21: MYAVLVTGGKQYRVAQGETLRVEKLEVEAGNEIKFDTILMLGDSDGIKLGDVLKGASVTAKVVAHGRADKVRIIKFRRRKHHMKRQGHRQHYTEIEITGIAGGDKK
- a CDS encoding acyl-CoA thioesterase; protein product: MSEHKVLARIPISVRWRDMDSMGHVNNAKYISYLEEARVRWMLGVQGVAMTDRIAPVVAATNVNYKQPLIWPNDITVELFVERLGTSSVTIGHRIFDQKDHSKLYSDGNVVVVWIDTQTGKSAALPDAVRIASS
- the rpmA gene encoding 50S ribosomal protein L27, yielding MAHKKGVGSSRNGRDSNPKYLGVKIFGGQAIDAGNIIVRQRGTQFHPGAGVGLGRDHTLFALVDGKVEFSTKGPKKRRTVSVVAEA
- the tesB gene encoding acyl-CoA thioesterase II, producing MSANAEPVVSELISLLSLERLEDNLFRGQSRDIGTKYVFGGQVLGQALSAAQATVENGRQAHSLHAYFLRAGNIDHPIVYDVDRTRDGGSFSVRRVTAIQHGKVIFFCAASFQEREDGAEHQSAMPVVPPPEDIEPAAPLAPEVLASLPAKVQRWLSRGGPFEFRHVFPRDELKPPKRPPFQQMWLRLTDPIGHDVGLHQALLAYASDFQLLGTSTFPHGISYYTPNVQMASLDHALWFHRPFRTDDWLLYSLDSPTAQGSRGLARGQFFTRDGVLVASTTQEGLIRVVPDGSASAVPAKE
- a CDS encoding putative signal transducing protein; this translates as MRKIFSSQRIETAEGVANLLRDAGIEIRISNGRSYQSKRGGQFSYLEQSSAQAQPTVWIVHANDQPRARDLLRDARLLDTTRRDLPNVEYTFRDGENGSSASARSWAWRIRLVLLLVIGAVAMVVVMRHRSAPMPAAPAASQPSPDATPPAEDDAVRVRIQPAR
- the uvrA gene encoding excinuclease ABC subunit UvrA, coding for MAMDFIRIRGARTHNLKNIDLDLPRDKLIVITGLSGSGKSSLAFDTIYAEGQRRYVESLSAYARQFLSVMEKPDLDHIEGLSPAISIEQKSTSHNPRSTVGTITEIYDYLRLLYARVGQPRCPDHGFPLEAQTVSQMVDHMLTQDQEQRYMLLAPVIRDRKGEHAQVFEQLRAQGFVRVRVDGELYEIDAVPPLALRQKHTIEAVIDRFRPREDIKQRLAESFETALKLGEGMVAVQSLDDPAAAPHLFSSKYSCPVCDYSLPELEPRLFSFNAPVGACPSCDGLGVAEFFDPDRVVVHPELSLSAGAVRGWDRRNAYYFQLIASLAKHYKFDVDAVWNSLPAKVRQAVLFGSGDEVISFTYFTDAGGRTTRKHRFEGILPNLERRYRETESPAVREELTKYVSQQPCPACNGTRLNRAARNVFVADRPLPELVVLPVNEALRFFRGLSLPGWRGEIAAKIVKEIGERLGFLVDVGLDYLTLERKADTLSGGEAQRIRLASQIGAGLVGVMYVLDEPSIGLHQRDNERLLGTLTRLRDLGNTVIVVEHDEDAIRLADHVLDIGPGAGVHGGEICAQGALDDILKSPRSLTGQYLSGKRRIEIPKQRHKPNPKMMLHLRGATGNNLKNVDLDIPAGLLTCITGVSGSGKSTLINDTLFTLAANEINGASHTVAAHRDVENLDLFDKVVDIDQSPIGRTPRSNPATYTGMFTPLRELFAQVPEARARGYSPGRFSFNVRGGRCEACQGDGMIKVEMHFLPDVYVPCDVCHGKRYNRETLEIRYKGFNISDVLQMTVEDALRLFEPVPSIARKLETLVDVGLSYIKLGQSATTLSGGEAQRVKLSKELSRRDTGRTLYILDEPTTGLHFHDIEALLGVLHKLRDEGNTVVVIEHNLDVIKTADWIVDLGPEGGHRGGTILVCGTPEEVAAEPTSYTGQFLAKMLPSVKARETRPAATANKPDARPPRKVKPEKVAKAAKSATKKTAKKKAS
- a CDS encoding copper chaperone PCu(A)C gives rise to the protein MVGSAGVAAQCLPEFNRGWIRIPPPGGMGMAAGFGQFHNGCAQPLKVAAVSSSAFADVSLHETTQSNGVSRMRAVPELALPAGGAVPLAPGGLHLMLMEARAPLQEGAQVPVTFTLQDGRQIKATLQARTRVPGS